The Seriola aureovittata isolate HTS-2021-v1 ecotype China chromosome 3, ASM2101889v1, whole genome shotgun sequence genome includes a region encoding these proteins:
- the LOC130166118 gene encoding zinc finger protein 239-like isoform X1 — MSSSEEMKPTDTDRTRPHQCQKCGKSFSRICSLRRHELTHTAEKLYHCEQCGSTFSELNAYNLHLYTHPEETPYCCDQCGRDFSDQNSYRKHLRDHTGPYQCDQCEKSFSYFSIYKIHMRVHTKEKPYCCDQCPKSFSFLSSYKRHLLSHSGEKPYQCDFCGKSFTQSGHFSLHLRNHTGEKPYECDQCEKTFSDLSSYKIHLRVHTGEKPYCCAQCGRSFSQLGNYKSHLRIHTGEKPFRCELCEKSFSISKTYKQHVRTHTGEKPYQCKECGKGFGRLSNYMRHLRIHTGEQPFSCDQCGKCFNSSYSYSRHLRVHTGEKPYWCSQCKRLFTRSQSLKKHRCVEIEEEISTVCIKEEQVSCSSTEATKDNQ; from the coding sequence atgaaaccaacagacacagacaggaccAGACCTCATCAGTGTCAGAAGTGTGGGAAGTCTTTCAGTCGGATTTGTAGTCTGAGAAGACATGAACTCACTCACACTGCAGAGAAACTGTACCACTGTGAACAATGTGGTAGCACTTTCAGTGAACTAAATGCATACAATTTACATCTGTATACCCATCCTGAAGAGACACCATACTGCTGCGACCAGTGTGGGAGGGATTTCAGCGACCAGAACTCATACAGAAAACATCTGCGTGACCACACTGGACCATACCAGTGTGACCAGTGTGAGAAGAGCTTCAGTTACTTCAGTATTTACAAGATACACATGCGTGTCCACACGAAAGAAAAGCCTTACTGCTGTGACCAGTGTCCAaagagttttagttttttaagtTCATACAAACGACACCTGCTCAGTCACAGTGGAGAGAAGCCCTACCAATGTGACTTTTGTGGAAAGAGTTTCACTCAGTCAGGGCATTTCAGTCTACACCTGCGTAACCATACTGGAGAGAAACCATACGAGTGTGACCAATGTGAAAAGACATTCAGTGACTTGAGTAGTTACAAGATACACCTGCGTgtacacacaggagagaaaccatacTGCTGTGCCCAGTGTGGGAGGAGTTTCTCTCAGTTAGGTAATTACAAGTCACATTTACGTATACACACTGGAGAAAAACCCTTCCGTTGTGAACTGTGTGAGAAAAGTTTCTCTATTTCCAAAACATACAAGCAGCATGTGCGCACCCACACTGGAGAGAAACCGTACCAGTGTAAAGAATGTGGGAAAGGTTTTGGTCGTCTAAGCAACTACATGCGCCACCTTCGTATTCACACCGGAGAGCAACCATTCAGCTGTGACCAGTGTGGGAAATGTTTCAACAGTTCATACAGTTATAGCCGCCACCTGCGTGTCCACACTGGAGAGAAACCATACTGGTGTTCACAGTGTAAGAGGCTTTTCACACGTTCACAGTCTTTGAAGAAACACCGCTGTGTAGAAATAGAAGAGGAGATTTCAACTGTGTGTATCAAAGAAGAACAAGTGAGCTGTTCGTCAACAGAAGCAACAAAGGACAATCAATAA
- the LOC130166118 gene encoding zinc finger protein 239-like isoform X2, which yields MSSSEEMKPTDTDRTRPHQCQKCGKSFSRICSLRRHELTHTAEKLYHCEQCGSTFSELNAYNLHLYTHPEETPYCCDQCGRDFSDQNSYRKHLRDHTGPYQCDQCEKSFSYFSIYKIHMRVHTKEKPYCCDQCPKSFSFLSSYKRHLLSHSGEKPYQCDFCGKSFTQSGHFSLHLRNHTGEKPYECDQCEKTFSDLSSYKIHLRVHTGEKPYCCAQCGRSFSQLGNYKSHLRIHTGEKPFRCELCEKSFSISKTYKQHVRTHTGEKPYQCKECGKGFGRLSNYMRHLRIHTGEQPFSCDQCGKCFNSSYSYSRHLRVHTGEKPYWCSQ from the exons atgaaaccaacagacacagacaggaccAGACCTCATCAGTGTCAGAAGTGTGGGAAGTCTTTCAGTCGGATTTGTAGTCTGAGAAGACATGAACTCACTCACACTGCAGAGAAACTGTACCACTGTGAACAATGTGGTAGCACTTTCAGTGAACTAAATGCATACAATTTACATCTGTATACCCATCCTGAAGAGACACCATACTGCTGCGACCAGTGTGGGAGGGATTTCAGCGACCAGAACTCATACAGAAAACATCTGCGTGACCACACTGGACCATACCAGTGTGACCAGTGTGAGAAGAGCTTCAGTTACTTCAGTATTTACAAGATACACATGCGTGTCCACACGAAAGAAAAGCCTTACTGCTGTGACCAGTGTCCAaagagttttagttttttaagtTCATACAAACGACACCTGCTCAGTCACAGTGGAGAGAAGCCCTACCAATGTGACTTTTGTGGAAAGAGTTTCACTCAGTCAGGGCATTTCAGTCTACACCTGCGTAACCATACTGGAGAGAAACCATACGAGTGTGACCAATGTGAAAAGACATTCAGTGACTTGAGTAGTTACAAGATACACCTGCGTgtacacacaggagagaaaccatacTGCTGTGCCCAGTGTGGGAGGAGTTTCTCTCAGTTAGGTAATTACAAGTCACATTTACGTATACACACTGGAGAAAAACCCTTCCGTTGTGAACTGTGTGAGAAAAGTTTCTCTATTTCCAAAACATACAAGCAGCATGTGCGCACCCACACTGGAGAGAAACCGTACCAGTGTAAAGAATGTGGGAAAGGTTTTGGTCGTCTAAGCAACTACATGCGCCACCTTCGTATTCACACCGGAGAGCAACCATTCAGCTGTGACCAGTGTGGGAAATGTTTCAACAGTTCATACAGTTATAGCCGCCACCTGCGTGTCCACACTGGAGAGAAACCATACTGGTGTTCACAGT GA